A stretch of the Clostridium sp. 'White wine YQ' genome encodes the following:
- a CDS encoding peptidoglycan DD-metalloendopeptidase family protein, translated as MKCSLRKLSRKINIEIFCNKVTKDKKIIVLAALFLLLVTYSNRIYDERRYYEVYINDRFITYTNNKKEIKKEYKEVLSYLKNKYEEADIDKTSVVFKSSWNKDVEFSNNIEVKENILKSLQGSVKAKKLILGDRTLGYVSSDKEKKQVFEELASAYIKENGICRDEVKKVDVSGNIKLEDETINISKIEPIEIIASNIYNENKKSSNPLIKIDIVVKNIVNEEIPPSTKIVSTKDLYWGESNTVQGKAGTKEVLRDLTYENGVVISEQRISEKVITKATDSIIYKGAKDPISSGVAFLDPPSRGGITSSYGARWGSKHHGIDIAGNTGDPIEAAFDGTVADTGYNSIYGKMIVIDHGKGVETVYGHCSKILVSAGEKIKKGDLIGRIGTTGRSTGPHLHFELRVNGEAINPIKYVK; from the coding sequence ATGAAGTGTAGCCTGAGAAAGTTATCAAGAAAAATTAATATAGAGATATTTTGTAATAAAGTAACTAAAGATAAAAAGATAATAGTTCTAGCAGCACTATTTTTGCTGCTTGTTACATATTCAAATAGAATATATGATGAAAGAAGATATTATGAAGTTTATATAAATGATAGATTTATTACTTATACAAATAATAAAAAAGAAATAAAAAAAGAATATAAAGAAGTGTTAAGTTATTTAAAGAATAAATATGAAGAAGCGGATATAGATAAGACTAGTGTGGTTTTTAAAAGTAGTTGGAATAAAGATGTTGAATTTTCTAATAATATTGAGGTTAAGGAAAATATACTCAAAAGTTTGCAGGGAAGCGTAAAAGCTAAAAAGTTAATTTTAGGGGATAGGACTTTAGGATATGTTTCATCTGATAAGGAAAAAAAACAAGTATTTGAGGAACTTGCTAGTGCATATATAAAAGAGAATGGGATATGTAGAGATGAAGTAAAGAAAGTTGATGTTTCAGGAAATATAAAATTAGAAGATGAAACAATAAATATATCAAAAATTGAGCCAATAGAAATTATTGCAAGTAATATATACAATGAAAATAAAAAATCAAGTAATCCATTAATAAAAATAGATATAGTTGTAAAAAATATTGTAAATGAAGAAATACCACCATCAACTAAAATTGTTTCAACAAAAGATTTATATTGGGGGGAAAGCAACACAGTTCAAGGTAAAGCAGGGACAAAAGAAGTTTTAAGGGATTTAACCTATGAAAATGGGGTAGTTATTAGTGAGCAGAGAATTTCTGAAAAAGTAATAACAAAGGCAACAGATAGTATTATATACAAAGGAGCAAAAGACCCTATTTCTAGTGGAGTAGCATTTTTAGATCCCCCATCAAGAGGAGGCATAACTTCAAGTTATGGAGCTAGGTGGGGTTCTAAACATCATGGAATAGACATTGCTGGAAATACAGGAGATCCTATTGAAGCTGCATTTGATGGAACTGTAGCTGATACTGGATACAATAGTATATACGGAAAGATGATAGTGATAGACCATGGAAAAGGTGTAGAAACTGTTTATGGACACTGTAGTAAAATTCTTGTGAGTGCTGGAGAAAAGATTAAAAAAGGAGATCTTATCGGAAGAATAGGAACAACAGGAAGAAGCACTGGACCGCATTTACATTTTGAGTTAAGAGTAAATGGGGAGGCTATAAACCCAATTAAATACGTTAAGTAA
- a CDS encoding MBL fold metallo-hydrolase, giving the protein MRVLSNIKFLTTLTINNIKTYGKPAGVEFNDPIENNSVYWYGHATTIINLEGKLILTDPVITNNLGYFKRQVKIPMNLRTLKFDYILLSHGHSDHIHFSSLMQINKDAKVIAPKGYKRFLNLLGFKNVFILNHGKVYDDDIIKVKSIEAKHDGRRYYLGKPTESHSFLIKGKYKSVFFAGDTAYTENFKGISCDIALMPVGCYKPDKFLAMHCSPLESYKMFEMMDCPIMLPIHYKTFILSLEDFNETFTSLTSIEDEKVAIAKIGQVVKF; this is encoded by the coding sequence ATGAGAGTATTATCAAATATTAAGTTCTTAACTACACTAACAATAAATAACATAAAAACTTACGGTAAACCCGCAGGTGTAGAGTTTAATGACCCAATTGAGAACAATTCTGTTTACTGGTATGGTCATGCTACAACAATAATAAATCTTGAGGGGAAACTAATACTTACAGATCCTGTTATTACTAATAATTTAGGATATTTTAAAAGGCAAGTTAAAATTCCAATGAACTTAAGGACTCTAAAGTTTGATTATATTCTTTTATCCCATGGTCATTCTGACCATATACATTTCTCATCACTCATGCAAATTAACAAAGATGCTAAGGTTATAGCTCCAAAGGGATATAAGAGATTCCTAAACCTTTTGGGCTTTAAAAATGTTTTTATATTAAATCATGGTAAGGTATATGATGATGACATAATAAAAGTTAAGTCCATAGAAGCAAAACATGACGGAAGAAGATATTATTTAGGAAAGCCAACTGAAAGTCATTCATTTTTAATTAAAGGAAAATATAAAAGTGTTTTTTTTGCAGGTGATACTGCATATACAGAAAACTTTAAAGGTATCAGTTGTGATATAGCTCTAATGCCCGTAGGATGTTATAAACCAGATAAGTTCTTAGCGATGCATTGTTCACCCTTAGAAAGTTACAAGATGTTTGAAATGATGGATTGTCCAATTATGCTTCCAATTCATTATAAGACCTTTATTTTATCCCTTGAAGACTTTAATGAAACTTTTACTTCATTAACTTCTATTGAAGATGAAAAAGTAGCTATTGCTAAAATAGGTCAAGTAGTTAAATTCTAG
- a CDS encoding S8 family serine peptidase, which yields MLSSKTKLDFSLKKIISLNLYKKFRIIIKCKSFLKDIERKVVSFNGTHIGSFPELNLIFAEVNKRALERLSEFPQIEVIFLDEFCHLCGGLSTISANRVSSSTKYMLTGRGISIGIIDSGVYPHEDLVVPSNRISGFYDFINKYSYPYDDNGHGTMVAGIISGSGHCSRSSFRGIAPESSIYAYKAFDLTGKGYISNIFLSINTIITTNEKTKIKLLCLPFEYLGNSPYILDLFSDAFKLLINNNIIPIVPSGSMKNDSLSITGIAMLKNCITVGGLDTTNEPKPYEYSSCGFSGNIQKPDLSAAAKNIVSLNTHKYYIPERNGVKIYAPKLNKSYETFSGTSCSCAYITGLCAIIFENNPSLGFKDLVSILKLSCESIDYDKNLYGEGYVNLSKLF from the coding sequence ATGCTTTCCTCAAAAACCAAATTAGATTTTTCTCTCAAGAAAATAATTTCACTTAATTTATATAAAAAATTCAGAATAATCATAAAGTGCAAAAGTTTCCTTAAGGATATTGAACGGAAAGTCGTATCCTTTAATGGTACACATATTGGATCCTTCCCTGAATTAAACTTAATTTTTGCGGAAGTAAATAAGAGGGCCTTAGAAAGGTTATCTGAGTTTCCACAAATTGAAGTTATTTTTCTTGATGAATTCTGCCACTTATGTGGTGGACTTTCAACTATAAGTGCTAACAGAGTATCTTCAAGTACTAAGTATATGTTAACAGGTAGGGGAATCTCCATTGGAATAATAGATTCTGGTGTATACCCTCATGAAGATTTAGTTGTTCCTTCAAATAGAATTTCTGGTTTTTATGATTTTATTAATAAATATAGTTATCCTTATGATGATAATGGTCATGGGACAATGGTAGCCGGAATAATTTCTGGAAGTGGTCATTGTTCTAGAAGTTCTTTTAGAGGAATTGCCCCTGAATCTTCTATTTATGCCTATAAGGCTTTTGATTTAACTGGTAAAGGCTATATCTCAAACATATTTTTATCTATAAATACTATTATAACTACGAATGAAAAAACAAAAATTAAACTACTTTGTTTACCGTTCGAATACTTAGGAAATAGTCCATATATTCTTGATCTTTTCTCTGATGCTTTTAAGTTGCTAATTAATAACAATATTATTCCTATAGTTCCTTCTGGTAGTATGAAAAATGATTCATTATCAATTACAGGAATAGCTATGTTAAAAAATTGTATAACTGTTGGAGGTTTAGATACAACTAATGAGCCTAAGCCATATGAATATTCCTCCTGTGGTTTCTCGGGTAATATTCAAAAACCAGATTTATCTGCTGCCGCTAAAAATATAGTTTCTTTAAATACTCATAAGTACTATATTCCAGAAAGAAATGGTGTTAAGATATATGCTCCTAAATTAAATAAATCTTATGAAACCTTTAGTGGTACTTCGTGCTCTTGCGCCTATATAACTGGATTATGTGCAATTATTTTTGAAAACAATCCAAGCCTAGGCTTTAAGGATTTAGTTTCAATATTAAAATTATCCTGTGAGTCTATTGATTATGATAAAAATTTATATGGTGAAGGTTACGTAAATTTATCAAAACTATTTTAA
- a CDS encoding CoA-binding protein, whose amino-acid sequence MNATELLSFKNWVVVGDVTNESKYAAKILKKLKSRDFNVEGVHPKGDGTYKTLKEVPYKIDVIDLCINPISGIKFIEEAKTLNIKYILIQPGAESREILDYCKENDIVAIEGCALIALG is encoded by the coding sequence ATGAATGCTACTGAATTATTGAGTTTTAAAAATTGGGTTGTAGTGGGGGATGTTACAAATGAAAGTAAATACGCCGCCAAGATACTAAAAAAATTAAAGTCAAGAGATTTTAATGTAGAAGGAGTACATCCTAAAGGAGACGGAACCTATAAAACATTAAAAGAAGTTCCATATAAAATTGATGTTATAGACTTATGTATAAATCCTATTAGTGGAATAAAATTTATTGAAGAAGCAAAAACTTTAAACATAAAATATATTTTAATTCAACCAGGAGCAGAAAGTAGAGAAATATTAGATTACTGCAAAGAAAATGATATAGTAGCTATTGAAGGATGTGCATTAATTGCTCTTGGATAG
- a CDS encoding DnaD domain protein: MSTFMLKNSPVSFTPVNNIFIEKYMPKARGEFVKVYILMLKYILSGELGVSSSIIATKLNLLESDVMNALYYWQEEGLLKLIPIDKMNNFNLEFTSFAEENEEASNSISLLDALNTDSTKDMLKDIERLIARPLSPKEMTSYLSWQKDFGFTSELILLLIEYCVSKGKRDARYIEKVALAWNDNNIKTIEDAQNYIKKSEDKWVKIKNILSYLGIKNSEIMKPQEELLDKWISKYNFSLDIIYKACNICFERLNRADFKYIDGILSKWHADNLKTLDSIAEKEAAYRAKNTKNTYQPKEKEKSKLRFDNFEGRNYDYDSLEKKLLGWDNDD, from the coding sequence ATGAGTACATTTATGTTAAAAAACTCACCTGTTTCTTTCACTCCTGTAAATAATATATTTATTGAAAAATATATGCCTAAAGCACGCGGCGAGTTTGTTAAGGTATATATTTTAATGCTTAAATATATTTTGTCTGGAGAATTAGGTGTTAGTTCCTCAATTATTGCTACAAAGCTTAACCTTTTAGAATCTGATGTGATGAATGCCTTATATTATTGGCAGGAAGAAGGTCTACTAAAGCTTATACCAATAGATAAAATGAATAACTTCAATTTAGAATTTACTAGTTTTGCAGAAGAAAATGAAGAAGCTTCTAATAGTATAAGTCTTCTAGATGCACTAAATACTGATTCTACTAAGGATATGTTAAAAGATATCGAAAGACTTATTGCAAGACCCCTATCCCCTAAAGAAATGACTTCTTATTTAAGTTGGCAAAAAGATTTTGGTTTTACTTCTGAGTTAATATTGTTATTAATTGAATATTGCGTTTCAAAAGGGAAAAGAGATGCCCGCTACATAGAAAAAGTTGCCTTAGCATGGAATGATAATAATATAAAGACTATAGAGGATGCTCAAAACTATATTAAAAAATCTGAAGATAAGTGGGTAAAAATAAAAAATATACTTTCTTATCTAGGAATTAAGAACTCTGAAATTATGAAACCTCAAGAGGAACTTTTAGATAAATGGATTTCTAAATACAATTTCTCACTAGACATAATATATAAAGCATGTAACATATGCTTTGAGAGATTAAATCGTGCAGATTTTAAATATATTGATGGAATATTATCTAAATGGCATGCAGACAACTTAAAGACCCTTGATTCTATTGCAGAAAAAGAAGCTGCTTATAGAGCTAAAAATACAAAAAACACATATCAACCTAAAGAAAAAGAAAAATCTAAGCTTAGATTCGATAACTTCGAGGGAAGAAATTATGATTATGATTCTTTAGAAAAAAAATTATTAGGATGGGATAATGATGATTAA
- a CDS encoding ATP-binding protein, translating into MIKGYKAEVLSLYEQIRENEAKALKTRKQEIERLYPEIIELDQEIGKQSLYLSRSILKAGNNSEALVLEIKNKIMDLRARKYELLVSKGYPQDYLNIHYHCNICKDTGYVGVDPCSCYNAKLVQVYYKNSQLSEAVKKNNFDNWDISLYSSHKSDTEKYSPRKNIETIYQYVLKEYIPNFKNHNENLLFFGGPGTGKTFLSDSIAKDLLDSGYLVLYRTSDELIKNFREIKFDNNRDLEELLINCDLLIIDDLGAEQITEFTITELFNLLNAKLLKNKKMLISTNLSLIDLAKSYTERISSRLIGNFRLCKFYGDDIRVKLNLLKPNRG; encoded by the coding sequence ATGATTAAAGGTTATAAAGCTGAAGTTTTAAGTCTTTATGAACAAATTAGAGAAAATGAAGCAAAAGCGTTAAAAACTAGAAAACAAGAAATAGAAAGACTTTATCCTGAAATAATTGAATTAGATCAGGAAATAGGAAAACAATCTTTGTACTTATCAAGAAGTATATTGAAAGCCGGTAATAATTCAGAAGCTTTAGTTTTAGAAATTAAAAATAAAATTATGGATCTAAGGGCAAGAAAATACGAATTATTAGTTTCTAAAGGGTATCCACAAGACTACTTAAATATTCATTATCACTGTAATATTTGTAAGGATACTGGTTACGTAGGAGTAGATCCTTGTTCATGTTATAATGCAAAGTTAGTTCAAGTGTATTATAAAAATTCTCAATTATCTGAAGCTGTAAAAAAGAATAATTTTGATAATTGGGATATCTCATTATATTCATCTCATAAATCAGATACTGAGAAATACTCTCCTAGAAAGAATATAGAAACTATTTATCAATATGTTTTAAAAGAGTACATTCCAAATTTTAAAAATCATAATGAAAATTTATTATTCTTTGGTGGCCCTGGTACGGGAAAAACTTTTTTATCTGATTCTATAGCTAAAGATTTGTTAGACAGTGGTTATTTAGTTCTCTATAGAACTTCTGACGAGCTTATTAAGAACTTCAGAGAAATAAAATTTGATAATAATCGTGACTTAGAAGAACTTCTGATTAACTGTGATTTGCTTATTATAGATGATTTAGGGGCAGAACAGATAACTGAGTTTACCATAACTGAATTATTTAATCTTTTAAATGCTAAATTATTAAAAAATAAGAAGATGCTTATTTCAACTAATCTTTCTCTTATTGATTTAGCAAAGAGTTATACTGAAAGAATTAGTTCAAGATTAATTGGAAACTTTAGACTATGCAAGTTTTATGGAGACGATATACGTGTTAAGCTTAACTTATTAAAACCAAATAGAGGTTAG
- a CDS encoding DMT family transporter has translation MGIIFSIIAGLAMSLQGVFNTRLSEKVGIWETNVFVQGSAFIVTLIITWFFGKGDFKQLLSAKKLYLLGGILGVIIIFTVMYGIKDLGATYAIGIILVAQLTAAGLIDAFGIFDTTKITFGLNEIIGVVLMIVGIIVFKWRF, from the coding sequence ATGGGAATAATTTTTTCTATAATTGCTGGTCTTGCAATGTCATTACAAGGAGTATTTAATACAAGGTTAAGTGAAAAGGTTGGTATTTGGGAAACAAATGTTTTTGTTCAAGGTTCTGCCTTTATTGTTACACTTATAATTACTTGGTTTTTCGGTAAAGGTGATTTTAAACAATTATTAAGTGCTAAAAAATTATATTTACTTGGAGGAATTTTAGGTGTAATTATTATTTTCACTGTAATGTATGGTATAAAAGATCTTGGAGCTACTTATGCCATAGGAATTATTCTAGTAGCTCAACTTACAGCTGCTGGTCTTATAGACGCCTTTGGAATTTTTGATACAACAAAAATAACCTTTGGTTTAAATGAGATCATTGGTGTTGTTCTAATGATTGTTGGAATAATAGTTTTTAAATGGAGGTTCTAA